The genomic segment tttTTATCAAGCAAATTAAATGAAGCTGTTTGTGGATCATATCAAAATATGTGcagtaaaaatatttcacTTAGTACAAACAATTCTACAAATTATATAGACACAATTAGTACCCCtaataagaattataataagaattTGAACATATTAAAACTTAAACAGAATCATTCAAGTTGTAGTACTGATGCTCATGAAATAAATTTCAATGAGCATGAAGCAACAAGTGAGGATGCcatagaagaagaagaagatgatgaatattttaattctGAGAATATTGATTTAAGTGTATCAAACCGAAATAACGAATTAGAAAGAATTAGTAGTGATACCAAATTGTCAAATGTAACAGTAGAaacaaatttaaatattgatAGAAATAATGAAATCAATTTATTAGAAGTTATTAAATGTTTGAAGGGTTTATgtgaaaaaataatgaagggAGACTTAACATTTACATCTGAGCAATGGGACAATATAGCACAAATAACATACGAAATTGTAGCAGTTATAGAATTTAATAGAGTTATGAAACTCAAAAAAACAgctaataaaataaaaaatgatatatataataaaaataaagattttatttttcatatggaAAATAAAGAGTATAAAAAGGAAAGGAACGATACTGAAATGGAAAAAGAATTGTATACAAACGATAAggataaaattgaaaaaacgGTTTGTACtaatatagataatttagttgaagaacaaaatagtaatataaatgGATTATCTTTAGATGCCAAATTAAAAAACTATGATGAGATTTTTGAAAGAcccaaaaatgaaaaaggaaatgatataaatacattaaaatattcattaaatgaaaatatatatattgaaaaagacAAGATTAATAGTGTAAATAAGGATAATTCAATTTTGTTCttagaaaatgatgaaaataataataatatgttaaataaatttaactTTAACTTTAATAAAAGAGaagaacatatatttaacaaTTTAAATGAACTTATAcataatgaagataatgaaTTAGTACATTTTTATGAGGAACAATTAGGAGAAAACTTTTTAGacgaaaaaaatgatttagaTATTATGTCAATGAAACAAAAATTTATTCCATcacaaattaataaaacaaatataatcaATGATAGTAATGATACCCATGCTTTACAAAGTTTAAAGGATTCCTGTTTTttagaatattataatataaataaaagtaataacttaaattttaaagataaaaatgataacaaCGAAAAATTATCCTCACAACAACCATTTGTGtcttttttctctttcttatcagaataaaaatttattatctatataataatatgaaacaaAACATGtctatacaaaaaaaaaaaaaatatatatatatatatatatatatatatgtttgcaaatatatgttcttttaaaacacaataatatttattaaaataagtatacttttttaaatgtatattatttatttatttatttattcgtaatattttttttttatatttgaatcaatttttatgttttattattattttattttatcttttatatatttttccttgagaatatttcctttttataagAAAAGTCATATAAactaaattttaatttaattttaaaaaaatgatataatttaaatgcacaaaaaaaaaaaaaaaattataataaaataataaaataaaaaaaaaataaattataatataaaataaaataaactaaTGAAtctatgaatataataaattatattataatatatcacatataataaataaaaaatgaccatatatatatatatatatatatataatatgtttatattaaaaaaaaaaaagctatattttttatgaaatcACGTTCAATTAAACTGTTCATGTGAATCATTTTCCTTTATTCTTTTTGGGcttctttttttctcttatcttatcttttattttatattgaaaTTACACAAAAATTtgattaaataaaaacaaaaattattaattatacaaattttgatatacaaatatggataaatataaataaatatatatatatatatatatatatatatataaagagataagatttttgtttttttcttttttaacattaaaaaaaaaaagaatttgaattaaatcatatatgaataaataaatatacatatatatatatgtatttatttatttatttatcttattTATGACGATTCCTCTTTTAACAACCACTtcctataataaaaaatatgaacatataaatatatttatatatttatttataaaaaaaaaagttcatattgttcactttaaaatgtattttttaaaactaaCAATACTCTTGGGGTCTTAAAAATGTTCGTATTTTTTGCAATGGGCATATGTGGGAAGATACTCGTAAAGAAAAAGTAAATGTGTCCAACAAGTAttccaaaaaaattatca from the Plasmodium falciparum 3D7 genome assembly, chromosome: 14 genome contains:
- a CDS encoding zinc finger protein, putative — its product is MVYATLLSEEDLSRFRTKQCKRLLNGGCNFGLDRCQYSHNEFWNRRCPFYLSDSSFIRYITVMCPDVETRGDGSINSLCLRGGECPFAHSTEEILYHPLFYKTKRCEDYKKGSCNTYYCPFIHGLAETRVPGTYKLPFTNGIDIPNIPNVIIVDKIDICSKNSSGIINDKYMKNMSFKKRSDNIIQLDHMNNDDMHYCNNKTNSMNSAIYDSMDTISNKNDMTKNAVDKSNLSFNNSVFNKDSFFNFSEENIKMNMLKKNGAFEHMNNNTYSRNSMKDSINSFGSFEANNMGNNNMGNSKGNISGVIGNMKNDNIKNDNIKNDNIKNDNMRSDNIKNDNIKNDNIKNDNIKNENIKNENTKNENMKNDSMNGSINGKGGNNNPNKNNSNNNNNIKSNDNENNDNNNKMNRQSNCSNVNSCNYNEFLSSKLNEAVCGSYQNMCSKNISLSTNNSTNYIDTISTPNKNYNKNLNILKLKQNHSSCSTDAHEINFNEHEATSEDAIEEEEDDEYFNSENIDLSVSNRNNELERISSDTKLSNVTVETNLNIDRNNEINLLEVIKCLKGLCEKIMKGDLTFTSEQWDNIAQITYEIVAVIEFNRVMKLKKTANKIKNDIYNKNKDFIFHMENKEYKKERNDTEMEKELYTNDKDKIEKTVCTNIDNLVEEQNSNINGLSLDAKLKNYDEIFERPKNEKGNDINTLKYSLNENIYIEKDKINSVNKDNSILFLENDENNNNMLNKFNFNFNKREEHIFNNLNELIHNEDNELVHFYEEQLGENFLDEKNDLDIMSMKQKFIPSQINKTNIINDSNDTHALQSLKDSCFLEYYNINKSNNLNFKDKNDNNEKLSSQQPFVSFFSFLSE